The Bacteroidota bacterium genomic interval AGCAAGGCCACAAATAATTAAAGCTTCTGCTTTGAGCAGAAAAATTAAAAGCAATTTTTCAGATAAAATCGAAGAAATAATACTTCATACAGGACAACATTACGACAAAAATATGTCGTCGGTTTTTTTTGAGGAGCTCCAGATTCCTGAACCAAAGTATAATTTGAGTGTTGGTTCATCATCGCATGGCAAACAAACTGCCGAAATGATTAGTGGAATTGAGGAAATTATTTTTAATGAAAAACCCAATTTTATAATTCTATATGGCGATACAAATTCTACGCTCGCCGGCGGAATTGCAGGATCGAAACTTCATATTCCGATAGTTCATATCGAAGCTGGTTTGCGATCTTTCAACAAGTCTATGCCCGAAGAAATAAATAGAATTACTTGCGATCATTGCTCAACATTTCTTTTTTCTCCTACCAAAGCAGGATTAAAAAATTTGATTCGAGAGGGATTTAACGAAAACAACCCTCAACCATATTCAATCGACAATCCTGCAATTTTTCATTGTGGAGATATTATGTACGATAATAGCTTATTTTTCTCGGAAATTGCAAAAAAGAATTCAACAATACTAAAAGACAATCAGCTTGAACCGGGAAAATTTGCATTGATTACAATACATCGCGATAGTAATACAGACAAAAAAGTAAGGTTAGAAGCAATTTTTAAAGCTTTTATTTCAATTCTTACGAATGAAAATATCGATTTTGTTATCCCTTTGCATCCTCGCACACAAAAACTTTTAAAAAGCAATCTTAGCAACCAGACATATAACCAAGTGATTGAACATAAGAATATAAAATTAATTCCTCCAGTTTCATTTTTAGATATGATTGAACTTGAACGAAATTCAAAAATTGTAATTACAGATTCAGGAGGAGTTCAAAAAGAAGCATTTTTCTTTCAAAAACCTTGTGTTATTCTGCGTCCACAAACCGAATGGGTTGAGTTGGTGGAAAATGAAACAGCAATTATTGCCGATGCCGATATTAATAAAATTATTGAAAGTTATAATTTTCTAATTAATAAGAGCGATTTAAATTTTCCTCCAATTTTTGGTGATGGAAATGCTGCCGGTTTCATTTGCAAACAGTTGATAAAATAAAAAAATGATAGAAAAGTATTTTCAAGAAATTTCAAAAGTCCTAAATGTACATGAATCCTGCGTAAAGAACACTTATAATTTATTGAAAGATGGAGCAAGTGTTCCCTTCATTTCTCGATATAGAAAGGAAAAAACCGGTGGATTGGATGAAGTGCAGATTCTTGACATCAAAAATTTATTGGCAGATTTTGAGAAATTGATTGAGAGAAAAAAAAGCATTTTAAGTACAATTGAAAGTCAGGGAAAACTTACTGAAAAATTAAAAATTGAGATTGAACATTGTAAAAGTTTGAACGAACTTGAAGATATTTATTTGCCATTTAAACCTAAGCGGAAAACCCGTGCCACAGTGGCTAAAGAAAATGGACTCGAACCGCTTGCAAAAATAATTATTAGTCAAAATAAAAAGAGTTTAAGTTTTTCATTAGATAAATATAAAACCGAAAAATTTGGCACAAAAGAAAAAATTGTAGCAGGAGCCTGTGATATTATTGCCGAATGGA includes:
- the wecB gene encoding UDP-N-acetylglucosamine 2-epimerase (non-hydrolyzing), which codes for MIKLLTIIGARPQIIKASALSRKIKSNFSDKIEEIILHTGQHYDKNMSSVFFEELQIPEPKYNLSVGSSSHGKQTAEMISGIEEIIFNEKPNFIILYGDTNSTLAGGIAGSKLHIPIVHIEAGLRSFNKSMPEEINRITCDHCSTFLFSPTKAGLKNLIREGFNENNPQPYSIDNPAIFHCGDIMYDNSLFFSEIAKKNSTILKDNQLEPGKFALITIHRDSNTDKKVRLEAIFKAFISILTNENIDFVIPLHPRTQKLLKSNLSNQTYNQVIEHKNIKLIPPVSFLDMIELERNSKIVITDSGGVQKEAFFFQKPCVILRPQTEWVELVENETAIIADADINKIIESYNFLINKSDLNFPPIFGDGNAAGFICKQLIK